The following proteins are encoded in a genomic region of Natronorubrum halophilum:
- a CDS encoding aldo/keto reductase, which yields MKTRNLGDTGHESTVATFGAIALNWLEQEGANQLVELVLDRGINHFDVAPTYGDAERKLGPKLRQHREEIYLGCKTQERDYEGARRKLERSLDRLGVDHIDLYQIHGLEYEHELETITGEDGALEAFRDAKEEGLVGDIGLTSHGNPQLILDAIDRIDDLSTLMFPMNPVVAGKDDDDYDYEAVLERADEEGIGALGIKAFAKGSWPSEEELPEADRPYANWYEPVDTPDAIRARFDFAASQGLTTVVTPGDPKLVAMVLDAASRYDGMAESERRSLIERSRHDESPVPEQLHH from the coding sequence ATGAAAACGCGCAACCTCGGCGATACCGGCCATGAGAGCACCGTCGCGACCTTCGGCGCGATCGCCCTCAACTGGCTCGAGCAGGAGGGCGCGAACCAACTCGTCGAACTCGTCCTCGACCGCGGGATCAACCACTTCGACGTGGCCCCGACCTACGGCGACGCCGAACGCAAGCTCGGCCCCAAACTGCGCCAGCACCGCGAGGAGATCTATCTCGGCTGCAAGACCCAGGAGCGCGATTACGAGGGCGCGCGGCGGAAACTCGAGCGCTCGCTCGATCGGCTGGGGGTCGATCACATCGACCTCTATCAGATCCACGGCCTCGAGTACGAGCACGAACTGGAGACGATTACGGGCGAGGACGGCGCGCTCGAAGCATTTCGCGACGCCAAGGAGGAGGGACTCGTCGGCGACATCGGACTCACGAGCCACGGGAACCCACAGCTCATCCTCGACGCCATCGATCGGATCGACGACCTCTCGACGCTGATGTTCCCGATGAACCCGGTCGTCGCCGGCAAGGATGACGACGACTACGATTACGAGGCCGTCCTCGAGCGCGCGGACGAGGAGGGGATCGGCGCGCTCGGCATCAAGGCCTTCGCGAAGGGATCGTGGCCCTCGGAGGAGGAATTGCCCGAAGCCGACCGGCCCTACGCGAACTGGTACGAGCCCGTCGACACGCCCGACGCGATCAGGGCGCGGTTCGACTTCGCCGCGTCGCAGGGGCTCACGACCGTCGTCACGCCCGGCGATCCGAAGCTCGTCGCGATGGTTCTCGACGCCGCGAGCCGATACGACGGGATGGCCGAGAGCGAACGGCGCTCGCTGATCGAGCGCTCCCGTCACGACGAGAGTCCCGTGCCCGAGCAGCTTCACCACTGA
- a CDS encoding MFS transporter produces the protein MALQRNDRSIAGFTMAGHALVHWFETSIPIFLVVWLAEFDVSVALFGIVVALGYAPFGIGALPGGILADRYGTKRLILLCLGGMSAAFLVLSLATSIYTIAIGLVLWGVAASVYHPAGLALISTGVEDRGTVFAWHGIAGNAGIALGPFVAATLLIFLEWQLVAAILAVPGVIAVLYGLSAEFDPTAAVEDGVDAGADEALSLSALVSNSRALFASAFAIVFVIVTFEGLYYRGMLTYLPEILHGLEAMDGLVVPDRLEGIEPADYIYVGLLVVGMAGQYAGGKLTDRIAPAQGLAGIFAVLVLLALAFVPVTGMGLAAIATLCGVFGFFLFAIQPFYQNAVAVYTPPDSRGLSYGYTYLGEFGFGSASIAIGGFVLGGVSLAAFFAVIASFALAGALLSTALLVGLDRFVDTDRPTDAGADD, from the coding sequence ATGGCACTGCAACGTAACGATCGATCGATCGCGGGGTTCACGATGGCCGGACACGCGCTCGTCCACTGGTTCGAGACGTCGATCCCGATCTTTCTGGTGGTCTGGCTCGCCGAGTTCGACGTCAGCGTCGCGTTGTTCGGCATCGTCGTCGCGCTCGGCTACGCGCCCTTCGGGATCGGTGCGCTCCCGGGCGGCATTCTCGCGGATCGCTACGGCACGAAACGGCTCATTCTCCTGTGTCTCGGGGGAATGAGCGCTGCCTTCCTCGTGCTCTCGCTCGCGACGTCGATCTACACCATCGCGATCGGGCTCGTGCTGTGGGGCGTCGCCGCCAGCGTCTACCACCCCGCCGGCCTCGCACTCATCAGCACCGGCGTCGAGGACCGAGGAACGGTCTTCGCCTGGCACGGCATCGCCGGCAACGCCGGGATCGCACTCGGCCCCTTCGTCGCCGCGACGTTGCTGATCTTCCTCGAGTGGCAACTCGTCGCGGCGATCCTCGCCGTTCCCGGCGTTATCGCCGTACTGTACGGACTCAGCGCGGAGTTCGATCCGACGGCGGCCGTCGAGGACGGCGTCGACGCCGGAGCCGACGAGGCCCTATCGCTGTCGGCTCTCGTCTCGAACTCGCGGGCGCTGTTCGCGAGCGCCTTCGCGATCGTCTTCGTCATCGTCACCTTCGAGGGGCTCTACTACCGCGGGATGCTCACCTACCTTCCCGAGATCCTCCACGGCCTCGAGGCGATGGACGGACTCGTCGTCCCCGACCGACTCGAGGGGATCGAGCCGGCCGACTACATCTACGTCGGTCTGCTGGTCGTCGGGATGGCGGGCCAGTACGCCGGCGGAAAACTGACGGATCGTATCGCACCGGCGCAGGGCCTGGCGGGAATCTTCGCCGTACTTGTGCTTCTCGCACTCGCGTTCGTCCCGGTTACCGGGATGGGGCTGGCAGCGATCGCCACACTCTGTGGCGTGTTCGGCTTTTTCCTCTTCGCGATTCAGCCGTTCTACCAGAACGCGGTGGCGGTGTACACCCCGCCGGATAGCCGCGGACTCTCCTACGGCTACACCTACCTCGGAGAGTTCGGGTTCGGTTCGGCGAGTATCGCCATCGGCGGGTTCGTTCTCGGCGGCGTCTCGCTCGCGGCGTTTTTCGCGGTCATCGCGAGCTTCGCCCTCGCCGGCGCGCTGCTCTCGACGGCACTGCTCGTCGGCCTCGACCGGTTCGTCGATACGGACCGGCCCACGGACGCGGGCGCGGACGACTGA
- a CDS encoding homoserine kinase, whose protein sequence is MLTVRAPATSANLGSGFDVFGVALGTPADVVRVERAPETRISITGAGSQYIPEDPKQNTVGAVADALDAPAHIKIDKGVRPSSGLGSSAASAAAAAVALNALYDRGLSRAELVPIAAEGEALVSGEAHADNVAPSLLGGFTIVTDDGVTQVDASIPLVACLPETSVSTRDARGVVPDSAALEDVVDTVGNAATLSVGMTRNDPDLVGRGMNDAIVTPERTALIDGYEGVREAALEAGATGVTVSGAGPGILAVCHGRDQKAIAGAMIDAFEAAGIESRAYQTRVGEGARLYRD, encoded by the coding sequence ATGCTCACCGTGCGGGCACCGGCGACGAGTGCGAACCTCGGGAGTGGCTTCGACGTCTTCGGTGTCGCCCTCGGAACGCCCGCCGACGTGGTCCGGGTCGAACGGGCACCGGAAACGCGGATTTCGATCACCGGGGCCGGGAGCCAGTACATTCCGGAGGATCCGAAACAGAACACCGTCGGGGCGGTCGCCGACGCCCTCGACGCACCGGCACACATCAAGATCGACAAAGGCGTGCGGCCGTCCTCAGGTCTCGGCTCGTCCGCCGCGAGCGCGGCCGCCGCGGCCGTCGCCCTCAACGCGCTCTACGACCGCGGCCTCTCGCGGGCGGAACTCGTCCCGATCGCCGCCGAGGGCGAGGCGCTCGTCTCCGGCGAGGCCCACGCGGATAACGTCGCCCCCTCGCTTCTGGGCGGGTTCACCATCGTTACCGACGACGGCGTCACCCAGGTCGACGCCTCGATCCCCCTCGTCGCCTGCCTCCCCGAGACGTCCGTTTCCACGCGCGACGCGCGCGGCGTCGTCCCCGACTCGGCGGCCCTCGAGGACGTCGTCGACACCGTCGGCAACGCCGCCACGCTCTCCGTCGGCATGACGCGCAACGACCCCGACCTCGTCGGGCGCGGCATGAACGACGCCATCGTCACCCCCGAACGAACCGCCCTGATCGACGGCTACGAGGGGGTTCGCGAGGCCGCCCTCGAGGCGGGCGCGACCGGCGTGACGGTCAGCGGTGCCGGGCCGGGCATCCTCGCGGTCTGTCACGGGCGTGACCAGAAGGCGATCGCCGGCGCGATGATCGACGCCTTCGAGGCCGCTGGCATCGAAAGTCGGGCCTACCAGACGCGCGTCGGCGAAGGGGCGCGGCTGTACCGGGACTGA
- a CDS encoding DUF7124 domain-containing protein, which translates to MNGGSDMTLAFELEALKELASPERVFEDARGWTEYIGVVSEKPTYVVTNFTRKNRIRQDFFSGPRGKAESLEGVKNQFDTDRYVLIGSSEEDKELADDVGWEYLAVEDAAEAADWIVATEVETEDDDTEPVRDDWP; encoded by the coding sequence ATGAACGGCGGTAGCGACATGACCCTAGCGTTCGAACTCGAGGCGCTGAAAGAACTCGCCTCCCCCGAGCGCGTGTTCGAAGACGCCAGAGGCTGGACCGAGTACATCGGCGTCGTCTCCGAGAAACCGACCTACGTCGTGACGAACTTCACGCGCAAGAACCGCATCCGGCAGGACTTTTTCTCCGGCCCGCGCGGGAAAGCCGAGAGTCTCGAGGGCGTCAAAAACCAGTTCGACACCGACCGGTACGTCCTCATCGGCTCGAGCGAGGAGGATAAAGAACTGGCCGACGATGTCGGCTGGGAGTACCTCGCCGTCGAGGACGCCGCCGAGGCCGCCGACTGGATCGTCGCGACGGAGGTCGAAACCGAAGACGACGACACCGAACCGGTTCGAGACGACTGGCCCTGA
- a CDS encoding DUF6149 family protein produces the protein MKLHQNVRHFASRAALETPVVRSAAKSGLVRMHTKIFLGKADPEYAEERKAHLDALFDATVDTYLRALQKGYSEAEAREITHIQANFDFYNHGWTEMMEIPTDELEAHYDRYRGFFETWEITIDDPLGQFAPPEGLPEAPATPERLEDPEHPHAAGGFADDVYVETDDGDLVVGGQDEPAEADISNAPGVRDEDRDKH, from the coding sequence GTGAAACTCCACCAGAACGTCCGTCACTTCGCCTCGCGGGCGGCTCTCGAGACGCCGGTCGTCCGGTCGGCCGCCAAGTCCGGACTCGTCCGAATGCACACGAAAATCTTCCTCGGGAAAGCGGATCCGGAGTACGCGGAGGAGCGCAAAGCCCACCTCGATGCCCTCTTCGACGCGACCGTCGACACCTACCTGCGAGCGCTTCAGAAGGGGTACTCCGAGGCCGAGGCTCGGGAGATCACCCACATTCAGGCGAACTTCGACTTCTACAACCACGGCTGGACCGAGATGATGGAGATTCCGACCGACGAACTCGAGGCCCACTACGACCGATACCGGGGATTTTTCGAAACCTGGGAGATCACGATCGACGACCCGCTGGGCCAGTTCGCGCCGCCGGAGGGTCTCCCCGAGGCCCCCGCGACGCCGGAGCGCCTCGAGGATCCCGAACACCCCCACGCCGCGGGCGGCTTCGCCGACGACGTCTACGTCGAGACCGACGACGGCGACCTCGTCGTTGGGGGGCAGGACGAACCTGCGGAAGCCGACATCTCGAACGCGCCCGGAGTGCGTGACGAAGACCGCGACAAACACTGA
- a CDS encoding DUF1405 domain-containing protein produces MSTTPGVPDRDPLPTYLAPVPKTLEDLGLRFAWLVVAINLAGTAFGFWYYAPQLSETATVMWPWVPDSPLATLFIALAIACWKLGYEQPWLTSLAFFGNVVLGLWTPFTLLAFADAYGYLHPLMFQFLFWSHLAMVVQAFVLHRITDFPVWGVAVAFVWYASNLLVDYFAPIVGEPHHTAIPVARDTPMFLGADALDVIAAGEVAFVFLALFLALATRIKTLEAARDRDSRRESSEQRPTP; encoded by the coding sequence ATGTCCACGACGCCCGGGGTGCCCGATCGGGATCCACTGCCGACGTATCTCGCGCCCGTTCCGAAGACGCTCGAGGACCTCGGCCTTCGGTTCGCGTGGCTCGTCGTGGCGATCAACCTCGCGGGGACGGCCTTCGGGTTCTGGTACTACGCGCCGCAGTTGTCCGAGACCGCGACGGTCATGTGGCCCTGGGTCCCCGACAGCCCGCTGGCGACCCTGTTTATCGCGCTCGCGATCGCCTGCTGGAAACTGGGGTACGAACAGCCGTGGCTCACGTCGCTCGCGTTCTTCGGAAACGTCGTGTTGGGCCTGTGGACGCCGTTTACCCTGCTCGCGTTCGCCGACGCGTACGGCTACCTGCACCCGCTGATGTTTCAATTCCTCTTCTGGAGTCACCTCGCGATGGTCGTCCAGGCCTTCGTCCTCCACCGAATCACCGACTTCCCCGTCTGGGGGGTCGCCGTCGCGTTCGTCTGGTACGCCAGTAACCTGCTCGTCGACTACTTCGCGCCGATCGTCGGCGAGCCACACCACACCGCGATCCCCGTCGCCCGAGACACGCCGATGTTCCTCGGGGCGGACGCACTGGACGTTATCGCCGCGGGAGAAGTCGCGTTCGTGTTCCTCGCGCTCTTTCTCGCTCTCGCGACGAGGATCAAAACGCTCGAGGCGGCCCGCGATCGAGATTCCCGCCGCGAGTCGAGCGAACAGCGACCGACGCCGTGA
- a CDS encoding polysaccharide deacetylase family protein has translation MKRRAYLAMATAGSLSLAGCTDTSFVDSSSKNGDDGSDSNSEETSNEYSGPTGTDDDFENLDAWTVSGGTLTADPDRALVGSQSARIETTAGGQTTRLAKTFAEPRDLTDVVPGVAATANDLFTPWLRLVDSGGDSVEYRRGITADLPFMRYNFGLESISDGFDSTAVREVQLQFWSGEGQERTVWFDDLHFIPRPETGKVMIQFDDVHVTDHTKALPILEEYGYPAVTFVNPNYLDRDAGGDPRLSPEQLHDLHDAGWCISNHCLSHPRLPELSREEQRDEIRGGKEWLVEQGFEEGAEYFAYPFGQFDETTIELVDEYHEIGFAGGGPVQGYTTNTKLAPRIGEPSAERVRTALERTAEMRGITSVFYHRLEGENLAAFETFVETIHEYESQGDLDVILPQDLGREYLF, from the coding sequence ATGAAACGACGAGCATACCTCGCGATGGCGACGGCAGGATCGCTGTCTCTGGCGGGCTGTACCGACACCAGTTTCGTCGACTCGAGTTCGAAAAACGGGGACGACGGGAGCGACTCGAACTCCGAGGAGACATCGAACGAGTATTCCGGACCCACCGGGACCGACGACGACTTCGAAAACCTCGACGCGTGGACCGTCTCCGGCGGGACGCTGACGGCCGATCCGGACCGCGCACTCGTCGGCTCTCAAAGCGCTCGCATCGAGACCACCGCGGGCGGCCAGACCACCAGACTGGCGAAGACGTTCGCGGAACCGCGCGACCTCACCGACGTCGTCCCTGGCGTCGCGGCGACGGCGAACGATCTCTTCACCCCGTGGCTTCGACTGGTCGACAGCGGCGGCGACTCGGTCGAGTACCGGCGCGGGATTACCGCCGACCTCCCCTTCATGCGGTACAACTTCGGCCTCGAGTCGATTAGCGACGGGTTCGATAGTACGGCCGTGCGCGAAGTGCAACTACAGTTCTGGTCGGGCGAGGGACAGGAGCGAACGGTCTGGTTCGACGATCTCCATTTCATCCCGCGTCCGGAGACTGGAAAAGTGATGATCCAGTTCGACGACGTCCACGTCACCGATCATACGAAGGCGCTACCGATTCTCGAGGAGTACGGCTACCCGGCGGTAACGTTCGTCAACCCGAACTACCTCGACCGGGACGCCGGCGGCGATCCCCGACTCTCGCCCGAGCAACTCCACGACCTCCACGATGCCGGCTGGTGTATCTCGAATCACTGTCTGAGCCATCCTCGGCTCCCCGAACTCAGCCGCGAGGAACAGCGGGACGAGATTCGCGGCGGGAAGGAGTGGCTCGTAGAGCAGGGATTCGAAGAGGGTGCGGAGTACTTCGCGTACCCGTTCGGCCAGTTCGACGAGACGACGATCGAACTCGTCGACGAGTACCACGAGATCGGTTTTGCCGGCGGGGGGCCCGTCCAGGGGTACACTACCAACACGAAACTGGCCCCCCGAATCGGAGAACCGAGCGCCGAACGCGTCCGAACTGCGCTCGAACGAACGGCCGAAATGCGCGGTATCACGTCGGTTTTCTACCATCGCCTGGAGGGCGAGAATCTCGCGGCCTTCGAGACGTTCGTCGAAACGATCCACGAGTACGAATCGCAGGGCGATCTCGATGTCATCCTCCCGCAGGATCTCGGGCGGGAGTACCTGTTTTAG
- the pdxS gene encoding pyridoxal 5'-phosphate synthase lyase subunit PdxS, producing MSDTETDLEELRRGTDLIKRGFAQMQKGGVIMDVVNKEQARIAEDAGAVAVMALEAVPADIRKRGGVARMADPADVEGIVNEVSIPVMGKARIGHTKEAQILEAVGVDMIDESEVLTPADDAYHIDKRDFTAPFVCGARNLGEALRRIDEGAAMIRTKGEAGTGDVNQAVHHQRTIKGAIRELEGMKHEEREAYAREIEAPAELVHETAEMGRLPVVNFAAGGIATPADAALMMHHECDGIFVGSGIFGAENPPAMGEAIVEATNNWDDAETLAEISKNLGKGMKGDANADLAEEEKMQGRGV from the coding sequence ATGTCCGACACGGAGACCGATCTCGAGGAACTACGACGAGGGACGGATCTCATCAAGCGAGGGTTCGCCCAGATGCAGAAAGGCGGCGTCATCATGGACGTCGTCAACAAAGAACAGGCTCGGATCGCCGAAGACGCGGGTGCAGTCGCCGTCATGGCCCTGGAAGCGGTTCCGGCAGACATCCGCAAGCGCGGGGGCGTCGCCCGGATGGCGGACCCCGCGGACGTCGAGGGAATCGTCAACGAGGTTTCCATCCCCGTCATGGGGAAGGCCCGGATCGGCCACACGAAGGAGGCCCAGATTCTCGAGGCCGTCGGCGTCGACATGATCGACGAGTCCGAGGTGCTGACGCCCGCCGACGACGCCTACCACATCGACAAGCGCGACTTCACGGCTCCCTTCGTCTGCGGCGCACGGAACCTCGGCGAAGCGCTCCGTCGCATCGACGAGGGCGCGGCCATGATCCGGACCAAGGGCGAAGCCGGCACCGGCGACGTCAACCAGGCCGTCCACCACCAGCGCACGATCAAGGGCGCGATCCGCGAACTCGAGGGCATGAAACACGAGGAGCGGGAGGCCTACGCCCGCGAGATCGAAGCCCCCGCGGAACTGGTCCACGAGACCGCCGAGATGGGGCGATTGCCGGTCGTCAACTTCGCGGCAGGTGGCATCGCGACGCCCGCCGACGCGGCGCTCATGATGCACCACGAGTGCGACGGCATCTTCGTCGGCAGCGGGATCTTCGGGGCGGAGAACCCGCCCGCCATGGGCGAGGCGATCGTCGAGGCGACCAACAACTGGGACGACGCCGAGACGCTCGCCGAAATCTCGAAGAACCTCGGCAAGGGGATGAAAGGCGACGCGAACGCCGATCTCGCCGAAGAGGAAAAGATGCAGGGTCGAGGCGTCTAA
- a CDS encoding acetoacetate decarboxylase family protein, translated as MHRGTGDRTRVTLSTGHEIALPLDLEFAMGGVTVPARRDRLEALLPDALSSLAIAPGIGCVTFVGIQYHRVGGGRDATSPDADSAAGSAAAGLEPYDEFAVIVPAVRGGRTDRPVAQLLDGEIGGYVHWLPVTTDPSVALGREIWGYPKERADITVTDGPRGLRTVVRNGETGETVRLEVPRPRTRIGDSDRTLWSYTTMDGDLVRTRARIRGEIAVGTGLGTTLEIDPDLRATLGCRTRPIASLYGSRVRAWLSDGERVGS; from the coding sequence ATGCACCGCGGAACCGGCGATCGAACTCGAGTGACGCTCTCGACCGGCCACGAAATCGCGTTGCCGCTCGACCTCGAGTTCGCGATGGGCGGCGTGACGGTCCCCGCGAGGCGAGACCGACTCGAGGCGCTCCTGCCGGATGCGCTCTCCTCGCTCGCGATCGCACCCGGGATCGGCTGCGTGACGTTCGTCGGCATCCAGTACCACCGCGTCGGCGGCGGTCGTGACGCGACGAGCCCCGATGCCGACTCGGCAGCCGGCAGCGCTGCTGCCGGCCTCGAGCCCTACGACGAGTTCGCCGTCATCGTCCCCGCGGTCCGCGGCGGTCGGACGGACCGCCCGGTTGCACAGTTGCTCGACGGCGAGATCGGCGGGTACGTCCACTGGCTGCCCGTCACGACCGATCCGTCGGTCGCGCTCGGGCGCGAGATCTGGGGCTACCCCAAAGAACGGGCCGACATCACGGTGACCGACGGCCCGCGGGGGCTCCGAACCGTGGTCCGCAACGGCGAGACGGGAGAAACGGTCCGCCTCGAGGTCCCGCGGCCGCGCACCCGAATCGGCGACAGCGATCGGACGCTGTGGAGTTACACGACGATGGACGGTGATCTGGTGCGAACGCGCGCTCGAATTCGGGGCGAGATCGCCGTCGGAACCGGGCTCGGGACGACGCTCGAGATCGATCCCGACCTGCGGGCAACCCTCGGCTGCCGGACCCGACCGATCGCGAGCCTGTACGGCTCTCGCGTTCGCGCGTGGCTCTCCGACGGTGAGCGAGTCGGGTCGTGA
- a CDS encoding NAD(P)/FAD-dependent oxidoreductase, protein MTQYVIIGDGISGSSAAETLREEDPDAKITVITDEGEPLYNRILIKEHAKGKLPEAPISIHDEAWYEDREIELSLNTHVTGVDPDAKVVHTHDRGDLEYDKLLIATGGTPTQLPVENSDADGVHHFWTFEDARGIREHAERSDTGVIVGAGLLGIDFAAVCGAQGIEADYLMRGDRWWRYALSEDGAEIMHDGMRGVGVEPVFDSGVDRFETDDDGHIIAAVDPNGERYDCDFAGVAIGLSFNTEYLRGAGLEENNGIVVDEYMRTNVDDIYAAGDITRFYDVLLGEQAQNGSWGSAKEQGRVAAINMAADTDEAEEFQWVSSYSITHFDFPFLSFGHPTLGDEHAERRYSDTEWRRVAFKDGKIVGGVLIGDLSPQSKFKQLMREQRDVADQAEVLLEQSVDLDNLAPAQEQEQ, encoded by the coding sequence ATGACCCAGTACGTGATCATCGGTGACGGGATCTCGGGCAGTTCGGCTGCCGAGACCCTCCGGGAGGAAGATCCGGATGCGAAGATTACCGTCATCACCGATGAGGGGGAGCCATTGTATAATCGGATTCTCATCAAAGAGCACGCGAAAGGAAAACTCCCCGAGGCTCCGATCTCGATCCATGATGAAGCGTGGTACGAGGACCGCGAGATCGAACTCTCGCTCAACACGCACGTGACCGGCGTGGACCCCGACGCGAAGGTCGTCCACACGCACGATCGCGGGGACCTCGAGTACGACAAACTGCTGATCGCGACCGGCGGAACGCCGACCCAGCTGCCGGTCGAGAACAGCGACGCCGACGGCGTCCACCACTTCTGGACGTTCGAGGACGCCCGCGGGATCCGCGAGCACGCGGAGCGCTCCGATACGGGTGTTATCGTGGGTGCCGGCCTGCTCGGTATCGACTTCGCGGCCGTCTGTGGTGCGCAGGGGATCGAGGCCGACTACCTCATGCGCGGCGATCGGTGGTGGCGCTACGCCCTCTCGGAGGACGGCGCGGAGATCATGCACGACGGCATGCGAGGAGTCGGGGTCGAGCCGGTCTTCGATAGCGGCGTCGATCGGTTCGAAACGGACGACGACGGCCACATCATCGCCGCTGTCGATCCCAACGGCGAGCGCTACGACTGTGACTTCGCGGGCGTCGCTATCGGCCTGTCGTTCAACACCGAGTACCTCCGGGGTGCCGGTCTCGAGGAGAACAACGGGATCGTCGTCGACGAGTACATGCGGACGAACGTCGACGATATCTACGCCGCCGGCGACATCACCCGATTCTACGACGTCCTGCTCGGCGAGCAGGCCCAGAACGGCTCGTGGGGCTCAGCGAAGGAGCAGGGCCGGGTCGCCGCGATCAACATGGCTGCAGACACCGACGAAGCGGAGGAGTTCCAGTGGGTCTCCTCGTACTCCATCACCCACTTCGACTTCCCGTTCCTCTCCTTTGGCCACCCGACTCTCGGCGACGAACACGCCGAGCGCCGCTACAGCGACACCGAGTGGCGTCGCGTCGCCTTCAAGGACGGCAAGATCGTCGGCGGCGTCCTCATCGGCGATCTCTCGCCCCAGAGCAAGTTCAAACAGCTGATGCGCGAACAGCGCGACGTCGCCGATCAGGCAGAGGTGCTCCTCGAGCAGTCCGTCGACCTCGATAACCTCGCGCCGGCACAGGAACAAGAGCAGTAG
- a CDS encoding class I SAM-dependent methyltransferase, with protein MNVPRTVTTALEDRPIDGAVCLDAGAGVGNTTAGLLADGAARVYAVTNDSEHARTTVERAGEIAIPDADARGRDRLDALEADLRALPLPTDSVDVVTAHGLFNVVPPADLEAIVEELTRVAAPGCHLVVDDYEPIPSDAAIRALFALENAAAELADGRPMLTFYPADALRNLFAGRGWEFDRHRTLLAPVPWTERHVEAHANVVRSRAKRLSSDLETALTERAEALEAAIGSESVGEMYSVAMRLSA; from the coding sequence ATGAACGTCCCGCGAACGGTAACGACCGCCCTCGAGGACCGGCCGATCGACGGGGCAGTCTGTCTCGACGCCGGCGCCGGCGTCGGCAACACGACGGCCGGGCTGCTCGCCGACGGCGCGGCCCGCGTCTACGCCGTGACGAACGATAGCGAGCACGCACGAACGACCGTCGAACGGGCGGGCGAGATCGCGATACCCGATGCCGACGCTCGCGGTCGCGATCGACTCGACGCTCTCGAGGCCGACCTCCGAGCCCTCCCGCTGCCGACCGACTCGGTCGACGTCGTCACCGCCCACGGGTTGTTCAACGTGGTTCCGCCCGCCGACCTCGAGGCGATCGTCGAAGAACTCACTCGAGTCGCCGCGCCGGGCTGTCACCTCGTCGTCGACGACTACGAACCGATTCCGAGCGACGCCGCGATTCGAGCCCTCTTCGCCCTCGAGAACGCGGCCGCGGAGTTAGCCGATGGGCGGCCGATGCTGACGTTCTACCCGGCGGACGCGCTCCGGAACCTGTTCGCGGGCCGCGGGTGGGAGTTCGACCGCCATCGGACGCTGTTAGCGCCGGTTCCGTGGACCGAACGGCACGTCGAAGCGCACGCCAACGTCGTGCGCTCGCGAGCGAAGCGGCTCTCGAGCGACCTCGAGACGGCGCTGACGGAGCGTGCGGAGGCGCTCGAGGCGGCGATCGGCTCCGAATCGGTCGGCGAGATGTACAGCGTCGCGATGCGGCTGTCCGCGTGA